The Myroides fluvii region CACGTATCATCGGCATCTTGTAAATCATTCAACATTGATTTTGCCTCCAACTTACTTTGAATCGCATCAACTTTGCTAATTTGTCCTAATGAATAGCGAATACTATCCGACTGTGCCACTTGTCGCATAGATTCATAGGAATCTTTTTGGATGTCATACAACATCTTGTTTTGCATGGCCTCAAGAAAGGCAACCGTTGACTCTGCACGAAGCGTGTGAAAAAACGCTTGTAATTCAAGCTCTGCCAATACCTTTTGATCGTGTGCTAAGTTTTTTCTCGATTTTCGCTTTCCTCCTAGTTCTAAATCCCAAGATAATTCTGCCTCAAATCCATACCCCATCTGCATGCGGTTTTGCTGGTTATCCGCCCATCCAAAACTCAATTCAGGGTCTGGAAAGGCTTTGGCGGCTTGTACTTCTGCCTCTGCGATATTGATGTTGTATTTCTCTGCTGCATAGCTCAAGTTGTTTTCTATCATTTTGGATAGAAACGCTTTATAGGTCAGTGTGCTTTTAGTTGTGGATTGCTCCGTATGCCCATTTTGAGCATACACAGCACCACCACAAACTACAAACATCAAACTTATACTGATATATTTTTTAAACATATTCATCTCCATGTTAGTTTTCTTCTGTTTCTTCTACTTTCACAAAGTCACTGTCTTTTCCCCATTTTCGTTCCACTAAATAGTATAACGCTGGTAATACGAAAAGGGTTAAAATAGTAGCGAATAACAATCCATAAACGATTACTGTGGCTAAAGGTCGTTGAACATCCGAACCGATTCCCGTTGCCATAGATGCTGGAAATAATCCCAAAATCGCCACGGTCGCCGTCATTAATACGGGTCTGAATCGCTGTTCAGCTCCTAGTAAGACAGACTCTAATAAAGCATGACCTTTTTTCCTCAAATCGTTAATATGTGAAATCATAATCACTCCATTCTGAATGGCAACGCCAAATAAGGCAATAAATCCAACAGCAGAGGACACGTTTAATGACATACCTCTTACATTCAAGGCTAACATCCCTCCAAAAAGAGCTAAAGGCACGACCACCATCAACAACCCTGCTTGTCTGAATTGACCAAATGCGCCATACAATAAAACAAACATCAAACACAACGTCAGTGGAACAATAATCGCTAAACGGTTATAGGCTCGGTGTTGATTTTCAAACTGTCCTCCCCATTCGATGTGAAACTTATTGTGATCATACGTGATATTCTCCTCGATTTTTTGTTGTGCCTCTTTCAATAAAGACCCTAAATCACGATTACGAACGTTTAGCTTCACCGTTAAGTGACGTCTATTCATCTCACGCGTAATGGTGCTCTCTCCGGTGCTGGTTTTTACATCCGCTACTTGTGAGAGCGGAATCTTTGCTCCTGTGCTTGAAGTCAACATTAGGTTGGCAATCTTTTCGGGTGTATTTCTACTTTCCTCTGTATAGCGAGCACTGATATCGTACACCTTATTTCCAATAAAGATTTGAGAAATGGCTTTTCCTCCAATGGCAACTTCAATTAATTCGGCTACATCTGATACATTTAGTCCATATTGTGCAATTTTATCTCGATTGGCGTGAATCTGTAATTGCGGTAGTGGTGGTTCTTGGTCAATCGCCAAATCTACTGCTCCATCTACTGTTTTTAATGTACCTAAAACTTCATTGGCAATACGTCTAGTTTCGTGAAAATCCTCTCCATATACTTTCACTACCAATTCACTATGCGCGCCAGAAATTTTATCCATTACCCCATCAATCATCGGCTGAGCAAATCCAACCGTAAACCCTGGTAGTGATTCATATTCTGCCGCCAATTCCTCAATTAGATCATTCTTTGTTTTTCCTCTTGGCCATTCTTTATACGGTTTAATACCGATAGAACACTCAAAGTGAGAAGGTGTAAAGGGATCCGTACCATCGTCATTTCTTCCTGCTTGCACCATTACATAAGTCACTTCCTCATATTTCATCGTTCGCGCACGCAAGGTATCGCTCATCTCTTTGGATTTCTCTAATGAAATTCCCGGTGGTAAGGTCACTTGCAACCAAATAGATCCTTCGTCTAATGGAGGTAAAAAGTCTTTCCCTACTTTGGCCGTTAGTCCAATGGTAATCGCCAAAATAATCACAATCGGCAAGAACACTTGTTTCGGTTTCTTCATAATCTTTTCAATGCGATTATGATACAAAGCCGTTAGTTTTTCCAACCATTTGTTGTGGTATATTTTTCTCGGTTTTTTATACACTGCATAAGCCAATCCTGGAATTAAGAACAAGGCAACTAAAAGAGCACCTAACAAAGCAAATCCAACCGTAAAAGCCATAGGCGTAAATAGTTTCTTTTCTACGCGCTCAAAAGCAAAAAGTGGTAAATACGCCGTGATAATAATAACCGTAGCAAAAAACACAGGCTTAGCCACCTCTTTGGTACGTTGGGCAATCGATTTTTCTTTTAGTTCTTCCTTCGGATTATCCTCTCGCTTCTTGAGGATGGATTCCATCATTACAATGGCTCCATCGACAATAATTCCAAAGTCAATGGCTCCTAAAGACAATAAATTCGCTGGAATATCCGTGAAATGCATTAAAATAAACGCAAATAATAGAGAAACTGGAATGGTAATGGCTACAAGTAAAGCACCTCTCCAACTGCCTAAGAAAACGATCAAAACGATGATAACCAAGCTAATTCCTTCAATCAACGTCGTTGATACGGTATGCAAAGTAGTATCTACTAGTTCGGTACGATCCAAAAACGTATGAATCTTTACGCCTTCTGGCAGTAATTCGTTGTTTAATTCATCCACATAATGGTGGATCTTATCTAGTACTACTGATGGATTTTCTCCTTTTAGCAATAATACAATCCCCTCAATGCTATCGGAATAGTTGCGTTCTTTATCTGAGTAACCTAAAACTCCTTTTCGTTCAACATTACCATATTTTAAACGGCCTAAGTCCTTCAAGAAGATTGGAATTCCATTTTCTGCTTTTACAACGATCTTCCCTAAATCTTCCAGGTCTTTCACTAATCCAATTCCACGTACTACATAACCTAAATCTCCGCGTGTTAAAACACTCCCTCCAGAATTGACGTTATTTTCTTCGATGGTTTCAGTGACATCACTTAGAGATAAATCGTATTGTTCTAATTTATGCGGATCTAATTCAATTTGAAATTGCGTGGTAATTCCTCCAAAATTCGTTACCTCCGCAACACCAGAAACTTGGTTTAGTTTCGGGATGATAATGAAGTTTTGAATATCGGTTAACTCGCGTAAACTATAGCCATCCCCTTCAATAATGTATCGGTATACTTCTCCAATAGGAGAGGTTAACGGATCGAGTTCGGGAACCGCTTCATAAGGCAGTTCTACTGCATTTAGACGTTCCTGAATGCGCTGACGGGCGAAATAATCATCCACACCATCCTCAAAAACAAGGGTAATCATGGATAGTCCGAATGTACTGTTACTGCGCATTACGTGCATCCCTGGCATTCCATTTAGGGCGCGCTCAATAGGAATGGTAATTTGTAGTTCTATTTCTTCTGCAGCCAAACCAGGTACTTGTGTCACTACTTGGGATGTCGTATCCGCAATATCAGGATAGGCTTCTATGGATAATTGTTTCCATGAATAATAACCAAAGATACACAGTAAGCCAAACAAAGCAGCAACAAGCCATCTTTTGTGTATAGCCGTATCTATTATATTTTTTTTCATCTTTTTTGCTGTTTTATAGGATTACTACAGTTGAGGTAAATAAATTCCCCCCTCACTTACTACTTTGTCTCCTTTTTCTATTCCAGATAAAATCACCGTCTGATTTCCAGAAACTCCTCCGATTACCACATTTTTACGGATGTACTCATTGGGTGCGACTTCTACATATACAAAAGAGTTATCTTCTCCTTGTAGAACAGCTCTTGATGGTACTAAGATTACTTTTTCAGGCTGATCGATAAAACGTACATTCACATACATCCCCGGTTTTAGGATGCGCTTGTCATTATTTGCTTCAATAAGCACATCAATACTTCTGGTTTCTTCATCTACAATTTCATTCACGTGATAAATCGTTCCTACAATCGGCTCATCTGGGTAAGCAGATAGTTCAATTTGAACTTTATTTAATTTCGTTAAGTGTTGAATGTCTTTCTCTTTGACCTTTCCCACTATCCAAATCTTGTTCAAGGCTGCAATTTTCACCACAGGATCCGCATCGTCATTGATATATTGACCCAATACAATATTATTTTCCAATACCTCTCCATCGATGGGTGAACGCACGATCAAAGGCTGACCTAACACCAAGGAAGTGGGTTGTACGTTGTATATTTTAATGGCTGCAGTAGCATTGTCAAAAGCCGCTTTGGCGATGGAATTTTCCGTTTCTGCTTCTTCATACTCTTGTCGAACACCAACGCCATTGGCCAATAAGTCGGCCTGTCTTTTTAAATTTAATGTCGCTTGTTTGTATTCTTGTTTAGAATCGAAGTAGTCCTTTTGCGCTTCGAAGTAATCTGGTGAAGAAACTTCGAATAACGGTTGATTTATGCTTACTTTTTGCCCTAACTTAATAAATGATTTGATGATTCTCCCAGAAAAAGGAGATGCAATTTCCGCATAATGGTTCGGAATTGCTTTTACTAAACCTGCAGTTACTAAATCAAAAGTGAAATCTTCTTCTTCCACTGGTGTAACTTTAATTCTGCTTTTGAGGTTTGAATTTTCTGTTAAGGAAATCACTTGATTATTCACTTGATATTGTGCGATATCACTGCTTTGTTCCTTTTTATCAGAGCAAAAACTCAATAAGATACTCAAGCCTAAAACTCCCGCTATTTGTACTTTTTTTGCCATTATGATTGGTTTAAATTTTAACTTTATAATATTCTCTTAAATTACGAAATTTTACGTTATATTTTTAACTATTTAAATAAACCATCCCGTTTATTTAACAATAAAAAATATAATCCGTTACCCATAAGGAGTTAAATCACAGCGAAAACGCCACTTTTTCATGATTACTATTTTATAAAAGAGTTAGTACTAGGTTTACTGTAAATCGAAGATATAAGCAGCCAATCCAAAATAAATGAGCAACCCAATGATATTGACGATGGTTCGAATTGCAGGGCTTGCTACTACAGCGGGATCAGCACCCATTTTCTTTACAAGGAGTGGCAATGCAGCGCCTATAACAGTTGAGAAAACAACTTGTAAGAACAAAGCCACGGCAATTACACCGCCAATAGTCCATAGAGAAAAAGTTGCTGGAGTATCCGTTTCCCAACTCAACCACACCACTTTACCAAAGGCGAGTAAACCCAAACACAAGGCCAACAGCAAGGCGATTCTCGTTTCTTTCCACAGCACACGCATCCATGATTTAACCGTTATTTGTCCCAAAGCCATGGCTCGTACTACTACGGTTGCCGATTGAGTACCTGCATTTCCTCCTGCATCTGCGACCATCGGCATATAGAGTGCTAAGATGACCATCTGCGCCAATGCCCCTTCGAAATTGTGAATAATTAAACCCGAAATTAAACCAACAACAGCAAGGGTAACCAACCAAAATACTCGTTTTTTAAAGTGATCGAAGATTGAAGATGCAGCATAATCAGCATCCTCACTGCTTCCCATCACCCCCATAAACTTCTGCATGTCTTCGGTGTGTTCTGCTTGGATAATATCTAATGCATCATCATGCGTCACAATACCGACCAATTGTTTTTTTCGATTGAGGATAGGCAAAGCAACCAATTCGTATTTATCTATTTTGGCTGCGATTTGCTCATTGTCTTCATCTACATAACCAAAAACAAAATCGCGGTGTAATTCTTCCTCCACCAGTTGGTGTGGTTCAGCGATAATCAAATCCTTTAATGTAATAAATCCCCATAACGTTTGATCTTCATTAACCACATAGATATAATAAATGGTCTTCTTTGACGGCGCATCTTGCCTCACTTTGTGAATCGCTTCAAAGCAAGTCATATCTTTAGAAACCGTAGCAAAATCAGTGCTCATAATACCTCCCGCCGTATCTTCAGGATAAGAACTCAAAGCCAGTACATTCTCTCGAATCGATTTGCTCAAAAATGGAAGTAAATCAATTTGTTCCTGTTGGGTTAAAATTTGAAACAAATCGGCACGATCTTCAGAGGGCATTTGTTCAAATAGTCTTGCAAATCGCTTCATACTCAACTGTTGAAAAATCGATAGTTGCTTCACCAAGGGAAAAGCAGCAAAAATTTCAGCTTGATGTTCTAAAGGAAACTCGCGTAAAATGACAAACAATTCTTTCGTATCCATTAACGACAGTGCCTCACTTACATCGATAATTGGCATTTTCTTTAATACAGGAAGCATCTTCATCATCTGATCCAATCCTTGGAAATCTGCTGCAATTTTGCGCAAACTACTGCGTTCATACTTCATTGTTCTCATGGCCATTCATTTTTAAAGATTAATACGTAGTTAACTCCCATGATACCTCAGACACCCCAAATTCCAACGAAACTTTCTGGGTAATCTGCTCTAAAATATCATCTTTACGTCCGATGCAGTAAACCTCAAACTTAAGGTAGGAAAAAGCGGGATTGCCATTATCCGAACTTTTTAACGAACGCATTTGCAATTCTTTTTGTGCTTTGAGGTGTTTGAGCACCATGATGCGGATGTCGTTTTCGACCGCTTCTTTACATCCTACTATAATTTCATAATGTACTTCTGCAGAATCGCCTTCTGTTTCAAAAGACAACTTATTCATTAGGGTTCCGATAGGGCGCAATACTAAATGCGCACATACAATTAAGAGGGTCATCACAATAGCCTCTTGCCATAGTCCTACTCCACACATGGAGCCAACTGAAGCTGAACACCAAATAGTCGCTGCTGTATTCAAACCGCGGATGCTAAATCCATCCTTCATAATCACACCGGCTCCTAGGAAACCTATTCCACTTACAACATAAGAAGCCACACGCCCCACAGCAGTCCCCCCAATTTGATACGACATCAATACAAATCCAGCTGCACCAATACAAACCAAGGTATTGGTTCTCAATCCAGCACTTTTTTGTCTTACCTGACGTTCAGCACCAATCAACGCTCCTAAAATAAAAGCAAGTAATAATCTTAAAATAAATACTGTAATTGCCATAACTTCATTTTTTAAATCCCACTCCATGTAAACAAACTTCGTTATGAACAATTGGCAGGACAGTTAACATTCTTTTCTGCGAAAGGATTCTGTGTCCATCA contains the following coding sequences:
- a CDS encoding efflux RND transporter permease subunit, with amino-acid sequence MKKNIIDTAIHKRWLVAALFGLLCIFGYYSWKQLSIEAYPDIADTTSQVVTQVPGLAAEEIELQITIPIERALNGMPGMHVMRSNSTFGLSMITLVFEDGVDDYFARQRIQERLNAVELPYEAVPELDPLTSPIGEVYRYIIEGDGYSLRELTDIQNFIIIPKLNQVSGVAEVTNFGGITTQFQIELDPHKLEQYDLSLSDVTETIEENNVNSGGSVLTRGDLGYVVRGIGLVKDLEDLGKIVVKAENGIPIFLKDLGRLKYGNVERKGVLGYSDKERNYSDSIEGIVLLLKGENPSVVLDKIHHYVDELNNELLPEGVKIHTFLDRTELVDTTLHTVSTTLIEGISLVIIVLIVFLGSWRGALLVAITIPVSLLFAFILMHFTDIPANLLSLGAIDFGIIVDGAIVMMESILKKREDNPKEELKEKSIAQRTKEVAKPVFFATVIIITAYLPLFAFERVEKKLFTPMAFTVGFALLGALLVALFLIPGLAYAVYKKPRKIYHNKWLEKLTALYHNRIEKIMKKPKQVFLPIVIILAITIGLTAKVGKDFLPPLDEGSIWLQVTLPPGISLEKSKEMSDTLRARTMKYEEVTYVMVQAGRNDDGTDPFTPSHFECSIGIKPYKEWPRGKTKNDLIEELAAEYESLPGFTVGFAQPMIDGVMDKISGAHSELVVKVYGEDFHETRRIANEVLGTLKTVDGAVDLAIDQEPPLPQLQIHANRDKIAQYGLNVSDVAELIEVAIGGKAISQIFIGNKVYDISARYTEESRNTPEKIANLMLTSSTGAKIPLSQVADVKTSTGESTITREMNRRHLTVKLNVRNRDLGSLLKEAQQKIEENITYDHNKFHIEWGGQFENQHRAYNRLAIIVPLTLCLMFVLLYGAFGQFRQAGLLMVVVPLALFGGMLALNVRGMSLNVSSAVGFIALFGVAIQNGVIMISHINDLRKKGHALLESVLLGAEQRFRPVLMTATVAILGLFPASMATGIGSDVQRPLATVIVYGLLFATILTLFVLPALYYLVERKWGKDSDFVKVEETEEN
- a CDS encoding efflux RND transporter periplasmic adaptor subunit produces the protein MAKKVQIAGVLGLSILLSFCSDKKEQSSDIAQYQVNNQVISLTENSNLKSRIKVTPVEEEDFTFDLVTAGLVKAIPNHYAEIASPFSGRIIKSFIKLGQKVSINQPLFEVSSPDYFEAQKDYFDSKQEYKQATLNLKRQADLLANGVGVRQEYEEAETENSIAKAAFDNATAAIKIYNVQPTSLVLGQPLIVRSPIDGEVLENNIVLGQYINDDADPVVKIAALNKIWIVGKVKEKDIQHLTKLNKVQIELSAYPDEPIVGTIYHVNEIVDEETRSIDVLIEANNDKRILKPGMYVNVRFIDQPEKVILVPSRAVLQGEDNSFVYVEVAPNEYIRKNVVIGGVSGNQTVILSGIEKGDKVVSEGGIYLPQL
- the mgtE gene encoding magnesium transporter, translating into MRTMKYERSSLRKIAADFQGLDQMMKMLPVLKKMPIIDVSEALSLMDTKELFVILREFPLEHQAEIFAAFPLVKQLSIFQQLSMKRFARLFEQMPSEDRADLFQILTQQEQIDLLPFLSKSIRENVLALSSYPEDTAGGIMSTDFATVSKDMTCFEAIHKVRQDAPSKKTIYYIYVVNEDQTLWGFITLKDLIIAEPHQLVEEELHRDFVFGYVDEDNEQIAAKIDKYELVALPILNRKKQLVGIVTHDDALDIIQAEHTEDMQKFMGVMGSSEDADYAASSIFDHFKKRVFWLVTLAVVGLISGLIIHNFEGALAQMVILALYMPMVADAGGNAGTQSATVVVRAMALGQITVKSWMRVLWKETRIALLLALCLGLLAFGKVVWLSWETDTPATFSLWTIGGVIAVALFLQVVFSTVIGAALPLLVKKMGADPAVVASPAIRTIVNIIGLLIYFGLAAYIFDLQ
- a CDS encoding MgtC/SapB family protein — protein: MAITVFILRLLLAFILGALIGAERQVRQKSAGLRTNTLVCIGAAGFVLMSYQIGGTAVGRVASYVVSGIGFLGAGVIMKDGFSIRGLNTAATIWCSASVGSMCGVGLWQEAIVMTLLIVCAHLVLRPIGTLMNKLSFETEGDSAEVHYEIIVGCKEAVENDIRIMVLKHLKAQKELQMRSLKSSDNGNPAFSYLKFEVYCIGRKDDILEQITQKVSLEFGVSEVSWELTTY